In one Oncorhynchus nerka isolate Pitt River linkage group LG7, Oner_Uvic_2.0, whole genome shotgun sequence genomic region, the following are encoded:
- the LOC115132711 gene encoding anterior gradient protein 2 homolog, translating into MIRGLLSVLFVLVAVAVSSSLAKPEKNIAKRGKRIPQTLSRGWGDQLIWAQTYEEALYWARAQNKPLMVIFHLEDCPHSASMKKAFAEDKDIQKVLDEDFIILNLVYETTDKHLSPDGQYVPRIIFVDPSMTVRADITGRYSNRMYAYEPSDTQLLLSNMQKAKKLLKTEL; encoded by the exons ATGATCCGAGGTCTGCTGTCGGTGTTGTTTGTCCTTGTGGCCGTAGCCGTGTCTTCATCTTTGGCCAAGCCTGAGAAGAACATTGccaagagggggaagaggatcCCTCAGACTCTCTCTAGAG GCTGGGGTGATCAGCTGATCTGGGCTCAAACCTATGAGGAGGCTCTGTACTGGGCCAGGGCACA GAACAAGCCTCTGATGGTCATCTTTCACCTGGAGGACTGTCCCCACAGCGCAT CCATGAAGAAGGCCTTCGCTGAAGACAAGGACATCCAGAAGGTACTTGATGAAGACTTCATCATTCTCAATCTGGTG TATGAAACCACAGACAAGCATCTCTCCCCTGATGGCCAGTATGTCCCCAGAATCATCTTTGTCG atCCCTCTATGACAGTGAGAGCTGACATCACAGGACGCTACTCCAACCGCATGTATGCCTATGAGCCTTCTGACACCCAACTCT TGTTGAGCAACATGCAGAAGGCCAAGAAGCTGCTGAAGACTGAGTTGTAA
- the LOC115131410 gene encoding tetraspanin-13-like has protein sequence MMACSGFTCSKHSLCALNILYVLVSLLMIGIAAWGKWFGLVSSFQVVGGVIGVGVFLFFVALVGLIGAVKHHQVLLFFYMIILFMVFIVQFSVSSACLAINKDQQEQLLEVGWNNSHTTQRDVEKSLNCCGFYHVDNNGTCEAACFPNHSCSPCAEHIQAHAGEVLRFVGGIGLFFSFTEILGVWLTYQYRNQKDPRANPSAFL, from the exons ATGATGGCCTGCTCCGGTTTCACCTGCTCCAAGCACTCCCTCTGTGCGCTCAATATCCTTTATGTT ttGGTGAGTCTGCTGATGATCGGCATCGCTGCTTGGGGGAAGTGGTTCGGCCTGGTGTCCAGCTTCCAGGTGGTGGGCGGAGTCATTGGAGTGGGCGTTTTCCTGTTCTTCGTGGCGTTGGTCGGCCTCATTGGGGCCGTGAAGCACCACCAGGTCCTACTCTTCTTC TATATGATCATCCTCTTCATGGTGTTCATCGTCCAGTTCTCTGTCTCCAGCGCCTGTCTGGCCATCAACAAGGATCAGCAG GAACAACTGTTGGAGGTGGGATGGAACAACTCTCACACCACCCAGAGAGACGTAGAGAAGAGTCTCAACTGCTGTGGCTTCTACCACGTAGACAACAACGGGACCTGTGAAGCT GCCTGTTTCCCCAACCACTCCTGTTCACCGTGTGCTGAGCACATCCAGGCGCATGCAGGAGAGGTGCTGCGCTTCGTGGGCGGGATAGGCCTCTTCTTCAGCTTCACTGAG ATCCTGGGGGTGTGGCTAACGTATCAATACAGGAACCAGAAAGACCCTCGAGCCAATCCCAGTGCCTTCCTGTAA